DNA from Aliarcobacter butzleri:
TTTAGGGTGTCAAATGAATGACACCGATAGTCAGCATATTCAAGCAGAATTAGAAAAACATAAAGGTTATGTTACTACACAAAATATTGAAGATGCTGATTTAATCATTATAAATACTTGTTCTGTTCGAGAAAGACCTGTTCAAAAACTATTTTCTGAAATTGGTCAATTTAATAAAAAGAAAAAAGAAGGCGCAAAAATTGGTGTTTGTGGCTGTACAGCTTCACACTTAGGACAAGATATTATAAAAAGAGCTCCTTATGTTGATTTTGTAGTTGGAGCTAGAAATATTTCAAAAATAAAAGATGTTGTTGATGTAAAAGGTGCAGTTGAAGTATCTATTGACAATGATGAATCAACTTATGAATTTTCAACTGCTAAAACAAATAAATATAGAGCAAGTGTAAATATCTCTGTTGGTTGTGACAAAAAATGTACTTATTGTATTGTTCCAAGCACAAGGGGAGAAGAGATTTCTATCCCACCTGAAATGATAGTTGAACAAGTTCGTAAATCTGTTGAACAAGGTGCAGTTGAAGTTATGCTTTTAGGGCAAAATGTAAACTCTTATGGTAGAAAATTTAGTGATAAAAGAGAAAAATATACTTTTACTAAACTTTTACAAGATGTTTCAAAAATTGATGGTTTAGAAAGAATTAGATTTACTTCTCCTCACCCTTTACATATGGATGATGAGTTTATTGAAGAGTTTGCTAAAAATCCTAAAATCTCAAAATGTATTCATATGCCTTTACAAAGTGGTTCAACTTCTGTTTTAAAAGCTATGAAAAGAGGGTATTCAAAAGAGTGGTTTTTAAATAGAGCTAGCAAGATGAGAGAGCTTGTTCCAAATCTTAGAATTACAACTGATATTATCGTAGCATTCCCTGGTGAAACACAAGAAGATTTTCTTGATACTTTAGATGTAGTAGAACAAGTAAAATTTGATCAAATCTTTAATTTTAAATATTCTCCAAGACCTGGAACTGAAGCTTTAAATTTAAAAGATAAAGAGCTTCCTGATGAGATTGGTAGTCAAAGATTGATTGATTTAATAGAATTACATAAAAGATATTTAGAAGAGTCAATGCCTAAATTAATTGGAGAAACTTTAAATATTTTAGTTGAAAGTCTTAAACCAAATGGTGAAGTATGTGGATATACAGATAATTATCTACAAGTTTTTGCCAAAGGAAGTGATGAATTGCTTGGAAAATTTGTAAATGTGAAAATTACTGATGTAACAAGAACTTCGTTAAAAGGTGAAGTGGTAAATTAGAAATGTTTAGATATTTTAAATTAAATATTTTGCCACATTTACTTTACTACTTAGTAAGATTAATTTATGCGACAAATAAAAAAGTTTATCATCATCCAAAAAATGATAATAAAGAAGCAATGATTATTTGTATGTGGCATGGAGATTTGATGTCACAACCATATAATTATTTTGCTTTCAGAAAAAATGGAATTGTAAAAGCAATGATTAGCCATAATAAAGATGGTGAGATTATTACAAAATTGGTATCTAATTTTAAAATTGGAGCAGTTCGTGGTTCAACTTCAAAAGGTGCTGCGAAAGTAATGATAAGTGCAATAAAAGAGCTAAAAGACGGAAATGATATAGCTATAACTCCAGATGGTCCAAGAGGTCCTAGATATAGTATAGCAGATGGAATAGTTGCTATTGCACAAAAGAGTGAAAAAAATATAGTTTGTTTTAATACAATTCCTACAAAATATTGGCAGTTCAACTCTTGGGATAAGTTTATTTTACCAAAACCTTTTGGAAGAATAGATTTTTATATTAGTGAACCATACGATATAAAAGATATGGAATTTGAAGAAGCAAAAGTGTTTATAAAAGAAAAAATGTTAATACACTCAATAGCATAAGTGAGATAAAATGTTTACAAAAGAGTCTTTATATATTAATGTTATTAAATACAATAATCAATTAAAACTTGAATATAAAAAATTAAGAAATGATGAGGTGATAAAATCTGACAATTCAACTTTTTTAGTTGATAATGACATCTTGCCTCAAAATATTGTTCAGAAAATAAATACGTTACAAAAAGAGGATGATTTTTCTTATATTTCAACTCTTTTATTAAGTGATACTACAAAACTTATTCCTAAAAGTTTATCTTCTAAAATAAAAGATTGTGAAATTGTAGAGTTCAATAAAGATTATGATATTGTAGTTTTAAAAACAACATTATTTGAAACACAAAATTATTTTGGAAAAACAGGAATAGATTATATATATTCTGCTTTTCATATTATGAATCAACATATAGAAAGAAATAAATCAAAAAATGAATTACTATTTTTTATTTACAATAATAAAGCTTTTGTTTTAATCGTGGATAAGCTTGGAAATATTGTTTATAATGAAACTATTGATTTATTAACTTTTGATTCTGTTAAAAGAACACACTTTTATGAAGATGATTTAGAAGGTCAAAAACTTTTTGATGAACTTTACTTTTTAGAGTTAACTCAAACAATACAAAAAATATTAGATGATTTGTATAGCAAACGAAAAGATGAAGTTTTTGTTCAAAAAGTTTCTATTTTACATGTTTTAAAGATTTTAACAAAAGAACAATTATCACAGTTAAGCCAAGAATTATTACTAAAAGTTGATGATTATTCAGTAAATGTTGATGAAGAAATTTTTAAATTAGCAAAACAAAAAGATTCGAAAAATAGTTTTATAAAACATAGAAAAAAGAAAAAAAGAAAAGATCCAAGATATATATTTCTAATTATATTATTAACACTTTTATCTTTAGGATTCTATAAAATATATTCAACTATTGATTTTAATCCAATTTTAGAAAAATTCAATATAAAAATTGGACATCAAAAAGTTTTAGAAAGTTTACCTAATCATGTTATTTTAAACGATAAAATAAAAAAAAGAGTAAAAGCTATTTTTGATTCAGTGCCAAACAATGTTGCTGTAAAAGAAGTGAATATTGATGAAAATAATTTAGAATTAAAAGTCTTTTCTATTCAAGAAGAAAATTTAAATCTATTAAATCTAGCTTTGAACTCTTTATATGTAAATAATGAATCAAAGATTATAACTCCTAATGCTAAAACAAATTTTGATGCAGTTGTTGTGTCAAAAAATGAAATAGAGATAAATACAGAGTATGATAACTCTACAAAAGATTATTTAACTGATGAACAATTCAATATTGAAAGTGTAACTGAACAATTAAAAATATTGATGCCAGAAACAGCAATAGTTAAATATATTGAGACTATTGATGCAAAAAAAGTTGAAGTTTTTAGTTATAAAGTTGCTATTTTAATAACTGAACCTAATGAGTTTTTTGAATTAATCAATAAGTTAAATGAAGAGTTATATTCAATAAATTTGAAATATCCAATTAGCTTTAAAAGAACAGATAATGGTATAGAAGTAGAGTTTAATTTGGAGTTTAATCAGTTAAAATAAAAGTTTGGTATTTTACCAAACTTTTAATTCGTTATAAATACTATCTCTTTCAACTGGAATAAATCCAGAGTTCTTTATAAGTTCCACAAATTCACTTTGAGCAATTCCATTTGCACTTTTTGCACCTGCAGCACTTTGAATTGCTTCTTTTTCAATAGTTCCATCTACATCATTTGCTCCAAATTCTTGAGCGATTAAAGCAAGTTTAACAGTTGATGTTGCCCAATAAGCTTTTATATTTGGAATATTATCAAGTAAAATTCTAGCTATTGAATAAGTTTTTAAAATCTCTTGACCAGTTAAAGCTTCTTTTACTTTTAAATAATTGTTTTCTGTTTGATAAACAAGAGGAATGAAAGCATTAAATCCACCTGTTTCATCTTGTAAATTTCTTAATCTTAAAATATGGTCAATTCTATGCTCTCTACTTTCAATATGTCCAAAAAGCATAGTTGCATTACTTTTTCTTCCTTTTTGATGCCAAAGTTTATGAATTTCCAACCATTGTGCTGAAGTTACTTTTCCACCACAAATTCTTTTTCTCACTTTTTCATCAAAAATCTCAGCACCACCACCAGGCATAGAATCAATACCATTTTCAATCATCATATCAATTATCTCTTGATATGACAGTTTATATTCAGTACTTAAAAAATGAATTTCAGCAGCTGTTAAAGCTTTTACATGAATATTTGGATAGTTTTCTTTTATCAATTTAAAAACATCCATATACCATTTTAAACCTGTATGTGGATTATGTGCTGAAACTATATGTACTTCTTTGATATTGTTTTTTGAAGAGTTTTTTACTATTTCAAGTATCTCTTCATGGCTCATTGTATATTGATGTGGATTTTTTCTACTTGCACTATATGCACAAAATTGACAAACATCTTTACAGATATTTGTTGGATTTATATGTCTATTTATATTAAAATAAGTCTTTTTCCCATGTTTTTCAGTTCTAATTTTATTTGCATAAGTTGCTAATGTAAAAAGGTCTAAATCATATAGTTTTATAGCATCTTCGTATTGTAATCTTTCGTTATTTTCTAATTTCTCTATAATATTCATATTCCCTACTTACAATCAAAATCTTTACTATATAAGTCATCTTTTTCTTTATGGAGAAAACCAATACAAGTTTGATTTAAATCTTTATCAAAAAATTTAACTTTGAAAACATTACTTTTTAGTTTAGTTTGAACATCTTCAACATTTAGCTTATTTATAATTTTTAATTCTGTTATATTTGTATGTCCTAATGTTGCTAAAATTTCTGCAAACCTTTGTTCTTTTAAAGTCTTTTGAACTAAAAATATAACAATTGCAATTGAAACAATAAGGCTGATAATAATAACAGTTTTTTTAGGTAGTTTTCTTACTTCATAACTCATAATTCTATTCACTTAGTGGCTTAAAGCTACACTCTTCTCCATCATAATATTCAATAGAACCATCTTCTATTTTATAGTACCAACCGTGAATTTGTAGTTCACCATTTTTTATTCTTTCTTCAATATATGGAAATGTTAAAAGGTTTTCCATTTGATAAACGATAGAAATTTTTTCAGTTGTTCTATATAAATTTTCTTCATCGCTTTTATCTTGAATAGCTAAAAGAGTGTATTCTTTTGCTTTTTTACCTAATTCTAACCATTTTTTTACATTTACTAAATCAGGAGTATCAGTTAAATCTTGATATAAACTTTTACAAGCTCCACAGTGTGAATGTCCACAAACAATAATATGTTTTACATTTAAAACATTTACAGCATATTCAATTGCAGCTGAACTTCCGTGATAATCATTGTCTGGATTGTATGGTGGAACAAAGTTCCCTACATTTCTTAAAATAAACATATCTCCAGGTTTTGTATCAAGCATCAAATCAGGTGTTACTCTGCTATCACTACATCCTATAAATAAAACTTCAGGCTTTTGACCTGTTTTTACTAATTGCTTTAAATCTGTTTCATATTTAGAAAAGCTTGCTTCTCTAAATTTTTTATTACCTTTTATCAAATCATTTATTAACATTTCTAAATCCTTTAATTAAGTTACAAACTTCTATCAAATCATTTCTTTCTATATCAATTTTTGCAATTAACCTTATAATTGCGCTTTTTACTGTTGGTTGCCTAATTGCACCTACTAAAAATCCTTTTTCTTTTAAAACTTTTTGGATTTCAATCACTTTTTTATTATCACCAATAACTATTGGAATAATTAAACTTTGTGATTTTATACCTAAAATTTCGTAAATTATATTTAGATTTTCCTCAATTTTACTTTTTAAAATTTTTTTATTTTCAATAATATATTCTAAAGATTCTATTGCTAAAGCTGTATCAAATAATGAAGGAGCAGTTGAATAGATAATAGGTTTTGCTCTATTTACTAAAAATTCAATAATATCTTTAGAAGCCAAAATATAAGCACCATAAGAACCATAAGCTTTGCCTAAAGTTCCCATTTTTATATGATAATTATTTGGTTTAATATCATAATAATCAAAAATACCTAAAAGATTTTTTCCTATTACTCCAGAACTATGCGCTTCATCTACAATCAAAAGAGATTTATATTTAGTTGCTATTTCAAATATTTCAAAAGGAGCTAAATCACCACCCATTGAGTAAATACCTTCTATTGCAATAATAGTTCTTCCAACTCTTTTATTGTCTAAAATCTTTTTTTCCAAATCCAAATAATCATTATGATTAAAAACTACCACTTGTTCAGGTTTTAGAAGTTTTGTAGCTAAAATACCACTTGCATGGTATTCTTCATCAATAAATAATGTATCATTTTTTCTAACAAGTGCTTCAATCATCGAAATATTCGCTAAAAAGCCAGAGCCAACTGTGATTGCAGATTCAAAACCATTTGTAGAACATAACTTATCTTCAAATTTTTTATGGATTTTGCTGTAACCGTTTACTAACATTGAGGCTTTAGGTGAAAAAGAGTTAAGATTTAAAATATTTTCGTAAGTTTTTTGAAAAAGAGTTTTATTGGAAGATAGCGCTAAGTAATCATTTGAGGCAAGATCGACTATGTTTTCATCAAAAATCTCTCTTGTTCTAAAACGATTCGATTTTTTAATAGATTCTAATTCTTTTGAATACAAAAAATTCTCCATAAGTAATTACAAATAGTAACAAAAAATTGCTAAAAAATAAGTAAATGAAATTTTTCTAATTTATTGCTATATTATTGCTATTAATTTTTATTATAATTCATACATACTAATTAAGTATAAGAAATTTGGCTAAAGGTGTTTTTGCGACCTTCACCTTTGGTCAAGCTACATTGTAATATTTTCCAAAAGTTCTATCTTATCATCTACAACTATAATTACATCTATTGAGTATGAAATATTTAAGTTGTTTTTCTGGATATAAAAATCAACACTTCTTTTTATTTTAGATAATTTTTGTGAGGTTATATTGTTGATAGCAGTTTCATAATCATTTGCAGATTTCACTTCAATAAAGTGATAAATTTTATTTCTTTGGGCAATGATATCTATTTCACCAAGTTTTTTTGCATAAAAGTTCTTTTCAACTATTTCAAAATTTGATTTTTCCAAAAAAGATATTGCCTTTTTTTCAGCAATATCTCCTTTTTCTTTACTCATAAAATCAACCACCACCAACAAAGTTAAGAAGTTCTATTGAATCATTTTCTTTTGGAATAAAACTATTCCAGTCTTGTTTTTTTACAATATTCATATTCACAGCAGCTGCCATTACTTTGTTTTCTACTTGTAAATTTTTTATTATATCGTTTAGAGTAAGATTATCTGTAAACTCTTTATTTTCACCGTTTATTATAAGTTTCATAAGTTTTTACCTTTAATATTTTTTAAAATATATCGATTATACAAAGAGTTGGCTTATTTTCCTATCTACAAACGTCAAATACTGATTCTTGATTTGGATATAAATATACTTCAACTCTTCTATTTAAAGCCATATTTGATTCACTATTATTTAAAGCAACTGGTTTATCAAAAGAACAACCTCTTGAGAAAATTTGATTTGAAACACCAGAATTATAAATAATATTTCCTACATTTGTTGCTCTTTGTTCAGATAAAGTTTGATTATATGTATGAGTTCCACGACTATCTGTATGTCCTACAACTTGAACTAAAGTATTTGGATATTTTTGTAAAACAGAATATATTTTTGATATTTTTGTTTGAGCGCTATATGTTGGATTTGCTGAATTTGTTTCAAACATCATACTATCTCTAAACATTATCTTTACATAATTATCAGTATTTGAAACTATTAAATCTTGGTTTGGGTCAAGTACAGCTTGAGGATTATTATTTACATTTGTATTTAAGCTTTGAGCAACTTCTTGTGCTTGTTTATCCATACTATAACCAATCGCTCCTCCAATTGCTGCACCTGCAACTGCACCTATAACTTTATTTCTTCCTTTATTTCCACCACCAATATTATTTCCTAAAACAATACCAGCAATTGCTCCAAGAGTTGTTCCAATAATGGCATTTTGATTATTGTCATAAGTTTGATAACCAGTTTTTTGTGCACAACCAACTAATAAACTAGCAATTATTGTAGATGATAATAAGAATTTAAAATTTATATATTTCATAGTAAACCTTTTTTTATTTTGTGAAATATTAGCATAGTAATTGTGTAAAAATCGTAAATGAATTTTGTAATCTGAAAGTAATATAGTTTAGATATAATTTAGTATATTTTTTCAAAGGAGCATTAATGAAAAAAAGAACAAAAATTTTAGCAACTTTAGGCCCAGCAAGTCACACTATAGAGATGATTGAAGGTTTAATAAAAGCTGGTGCAAATATGTTTAGATTGAACTTTTCTCATGGAAGTCACGAATATCACTTAGAAACTTTAAATAATATTAAAACAGCTATGAAAAACACTGGAAAAACAGTTGGTATTTTACAAGATATTTCAGGACCAAAAGTAAGAATTGGTGATTTAAAAGAGCCATTTTCTTTAACAAGAGGAGATATTTTAACTTTTGTAAAAGATGAGATAGTTGGTTATAAAAAAGCAGATAAAGAATATATTGTATCTATAAACTATCCAGATATTTTAGGGAAAATAAAAGTTGATGAATATATATATTTGTATGATGGAACAATTAGAGCAAAAGTTATAAAAGTTGGAGATGAAGTACAAGCTAGAATTGAAAATAATGGAACATTATCATCTAAAAAAGGTGTAAATTTCCCGAATACTGTAATTGACATTGATGTAATTACAAAAAAAGATGAAAAAGATATAGCTTGGGGAATTGAAAATGAAGTAGATTATTTTGCGATTTCATTTGTTCAAAATGCAAGAGATATGAGAAGAGCTAGAAGCCTTTTAAATGGATATAGAGGAAAATTAATTGCAAAAATTGAAAAATTTGATGCAGTTGCAAATATCGATGAAATTATAGAAGCAAGTGATGGATTGATGGTTGCAAGAGGAGATTTAGGAATTGAAGTTCCATATTATGATGTTCCAACTATTCAAAAAATGCTTATTAAAAAAGCAAACTTAAAAGGAATTCCAGTTATCACAGCGACTCAAATGCTTTTATCAATGACTCAAAATGAAAGAGCTACAAGAGCAGAAATTTCTGACGTTGCTAATGCTGTTTTAGATGGAACTGATGTAGTAA
Protein-coding regions in this window:
- a CDS encoding carbonic anhydrase, which produces MLINDLIKGNKKFREASFSKYETDLKQLVKTGQKPEVLFIGCSDSRVTPDLMLDTKPGDMFILRNVGNFVPPYNPDNDYHGSSAAIEYAVNVLNVKHIIVCGHSHCGACKSLYQDLTDTPDLVNVKKWLELGKKAKEYTLLAIQDKSDEENLYRTTEKISIVYQMENLLTFPYIEERIKNGELQIHGWYYKIEDGSIEYYDGEECSFKPLSE
- the miaB gene encoding tRNA (N6-isopentenyl adenosine(37)-C2)-methylthiotransferase MiaB; its protein translation is MSSNKKLFIQTLGCQMNDTDSQHIQAELEKHKGYVTTQNIEDADLIIINTCSVRERPVQKLFSEIGQFNKKKKEGAKIGVCGCTASHLGQDIIKRAPYVDFVVGARNISKIKDVVDVKGAVEVSIDNDESTYEFSTAKTNKYRASVNISVGCDKKCTYCIVPSTRGEEISIPPEMIVEQVRKSVEQGAVEVMLLGQNVNSYGRKFSDKREKYTFTKLLQDVSKIDGLERIRFTSPHPLHMDDEFIEEFAKNPKISKCIHMPLQSGSTSVLKAMKRGYSKEWFLNRASKMRELVPNLRITTDIIVAFPGETQEDFLDTLDVVEQVKFDQIFNFKYSPRPGTEALNLKDKELPDEIGSQRLIDLIELHKRYLEESMPKLIGETLNILVESLKPNGEVCGYTDNYLQVFAKGSDELLGKFVNVKITDVTRTSLKGEVVN
- the thiS gene encoding sulfur carrier protein ThiS: MKLIINGENKEFTDNLTLNDIIKNLQVENKVMAAAVNMNIVKKQDWNSFIPKENDSIELLNFVGGG
- a CDS encoding YraN family protein → MSKEKGDIAEKKAISFLEKSNFEIVEKNFYAKKLGEIDIIAQRNKIYHFIEVKSANDYETAINNITSQKLSKIKRSVDFYIQKNNLNISYSIDVIIVVDDKIELLENITM
- a CDS encoding aminotransferase class I/II-fold pyridoxal phosphate-dependent enzyme; translated protein: MYSKELESIKKSNRFRTREIFDENIVDLASNDYLALSSNKTLFQKTYENILNLNSFSPKASMLVNGYSKIHKKFEDKLCSTNGFESAITVGSGFLANISMIEALVRKNDTLFIDEEYHASGILATKLLKPEQVVVFNHNDYLDLEKKILDNKRVGRTIIAIEGIYSMGGDLAPFEIFEIATKYKSLLIVDEAHSSGVIGKNLLGIFDYYDIKPNNYHIKMGTLGKAYGSYGAYILASKDIIEFLVNRAKPIIYSTAPSLFDTALAIESLEYIIENKKILKSKIEENLNIIYEILGIKSQSLIIPIVIGDNKKVIEIQKVLKEKGFLVGAIRQPTVKSAIIRLIAKIDIERNDLIEVCNLIKGFRNVNK
- the mqnE gene encoding aminofutalosine synthase MqnE; translated protein: MNIIEKLENNERLQYEDAIKLYDLDLFTLATYANKIRTEKHGKKTYFNINRHINPTNICKDVCQFCAYSASRKNPHQYTMSHEEILEIVKNSSKNNIKEVHIVSAHNPHTGLKWYMDVFKLIKENYPNIHVKALTAAEIHFLSTEYKLSYQEIIDMMIENGIDSMPGGGAEIFDEKVRKRICGGKVTSAQWLEIHKLWHQKGRKSNATMLFGHIESREHRIDHILRLRNLQDETGGFNAFIPLVYQTENNYLKVKEALTGQEILKTYSIARILLDNIPNIKAYWATSTVKLALIAQEFGANDVDGTIEKEAIQSAAGAKSANGIAQSEFVELIKNSGFIPVERDSIYNELKVW
- a CDS encoding OmpA family protein; the encoded protein is MKYINFKFLLSSTIIASLLVGCAQKTGYQTYDNNQNAIIGTTLGAIAGIVLGNNIGGGNKGRNKVIGAVAGAAIGGAIGYSMDKQAQEVAQSLNTNVNNNPQAVLDPNQDLIVSNTDNYVKIMFRDSMMFETNSANPTYSAQTKISKIYSVLQKYPNTLVQVVGHTDSRGTHTYNQTLSEQRATNVGNIIYNSGVSNQIFSRGCSFDKPVALNNSESNMALNRRVEVYLYPNQESVFDVCR
- the pyk gene encoding pyruvate kinase, giving the protein MKKRTKILATLGPASHTIEMIEGLIKAGANMFRLNFSHGSHEYHLETLNNIKTAMKNTGKTVGILQDISGPKVRIGDLKEPFSLTRGDILTFVKDEIVGYKKADKEYIVSINYPDILGKIKVDEYIYLYDGTIRAKVIKVGDEVQARIENNGTLSSKKGVNFPNTVIDIDVITKKDEKDIAWGIENEVDYFAISFVQNARDMRRARSLLNGYRGKLIAKIEKFDAVANIDEIIEASDGLMVARGDLGIEVPYYDVPTIQKMLIKKANLKGIPVITATQMLLSMTQNERATRAEISDVANAVLDGTDVVMLSEESAVGEDPVNVVDTMHNIIAKTEGIYDYDKQYKMSYLDEFDVIQATVTKLADDLGADGILALTSSGKSAVKMSRYRPKTPIYTFTHKKKVLNSLTAIWGIEPVAVIKEAQASKMFQKMLKNLDQKGILNRKGIYVATVGYPVGMPRSTNTIKILTPSEIEYYFNFEANRKKEKEEKKSK
- a CDS encoding lysophospholipid acyltransferase family protein — translated: MFRYFKLNILPHLLYYLVRLIYATNKKVYHHPKNDNKEAMIICMWHGDLMSQPYNYFAFRKNGIVKAMISHNKDGEIITKLVSNFKIGAVRGSTSKGAAKVMISAIKELKDGNDIAITPDGPRGPRYSIADGIVAIAQKSEKNIVCFNTIPTKYWQFNSWDKFILPKPFGRIDFYISEPYDIKDMEFEEAKVFIKEKMLIHSIA